The window TCAACGTGCTGATGGCCGAGACCGGCGTCGACCGCGATGCGGCGGTGGGCGAGGCGATCGGCCTGTGCGACCGCGTCATGGTGCTGTTCCTCCGCCTGCGCGCCGAGGTCGCTCCCCGAGTCACGCCGCAGACCCGCGCCTACCTGGACAACCTGGGGGCCACCTTGAGCGGAGTGCTCGACTGGTGCGCGACCGCCGCCCGGCTCAAGTCGGGCCGCGCCACCCGCCTCGAGCGCGTGGACCAGCCGTCCCGCGCGGATACCGGAGCGCCGCCGTACCCGAACATCGCGTGGTGGTGGGACCAACTCGACTCGTCCCAGGGATCCCGATGACCTTCACGACCGGGCGCGCGCCCGGCGCGCTCCCGTTGGTGGGACACGGGCTGCGGCTGCTCCGCAGGCCCGTCGGGTTCCTCGCGTCGCTCCCGGCGCACGGCGACCTCGTCGAGGTGCGGCTGGGCCCGCGGCCCGCGTACGTGCCATGCCACCCACGCCTGCTGAACCAGGTGCTGACCGACGACCGCACCTTCGACAAGGGCGGCCCGCTGATGGAGAAGGCCAGGGAAGTCGCGGGCAACGACCTGCTCACCTGCCCGCACCGCGACCACCGGCCTCTGCGCAGACTCGTCCAGCCTGCCTTCAAGAAGACCGATCTCGGCCAGTACGGCGAGGTGATGGAGCAGGAGATCACCGCGCTCGTCGAGTCCTGGTCGCCCGACCGCGTCGTCGACACGTTCGCCGAACTGTCCCGCGTCGGGGTGCGGATCATCGCCCGGGCCCTGTTCGGTGCCGACCTCGATCTGGCCACCGCGGACGGCCTGCATCGCGCTTTCAAGGCGTTCTCCGCCCAGGTCGGTGTGCGAATGTTCGTGCCGGACCTGCTGCAGGCGCTCCCGGTGCCGGTGAACCGCCGCTACCGGCAGTCGATCCACGACCTGCACACGATCGTCGACCAGATCATCGCGGACAGCCAGGGCGGGCTGCTGTCAGTGCTCGCGGGCGCGGACAAGGACCACGCCGAGATCCGCGACGAGGTCATCGGCCTGCTCGGCGCGGGCACCGAGACCACAGCGGTCGGCGTGACCTGGGCGCTGCATCTGCTCACCCGGCACCCGCAGGTCCAGGACCGCCTGCGGCGCGAGGTCGATACCGTCCTCAATGGACGTTCGCCGCGGTTCGCGGATCTCCCGACCCTGCCCTACACGGCGAACGTGATCACCGAGGCCCTGCGACTGCATCCGCCGATCTGGCTGTCCACCCGGGCCACGACCGCGCCGGTGGAGGTGGCCGGAACGCGGCTGCCCATCGGGGCGACCATCCTCTACAGCCCGGCCGTCGTCCACCGTCGCGCCGACGTCTTCGACCGCCCGGACACCTTCGAGCCCGACCGGTGGTCGCCCGGCCGAGGTCTGACCGTGCCCCGCGGCGCCTTCGTCCCCTTCGGAGGCGGCGCACGCAAATGCCTCGGTGACGAGTTCGCCATGGCCGAGGCGACGCTCACCCTCGCGGGCATTGTCGGCCGCCTCCGAATCGAGCCATCGACCGGATCCGACCTCCGCCCCGCGCCGCTGGCAGGCATCAACCACCCGCGCAAGCTCATGCTGCGCACTCGCCACCGCGACCCGTCGTGACCGGCCCGCGTACGTTGACGATCCCGCTGCCCACGCTCACTGTCCAGGCACTGAGTTGGGGACCGGATGAGGGCCCGCTCGCGCTGCTGCTGCACGGTTTCCCGGACTCGCCGTCAACCTGGCGGCACCTCGGCCCGGAACTGGCCGCGCGCGGCAGTCGCGTGGTCGCCCCGTACCTGCGCGGATACGCCCCCACCGGCCCGGCCCCGGACGGCAACTACCAAGCAGGCGCACTGATCGCCGACGTCATCGCCATCCACCACGCGCTCGGCGGCGACGAACGCGCCATCCTGATCGGCCACGACTGGGGCGGACTCATCGCCAACGGCGTTGCCGCGCACGCCCCGCACCTGTTCTCCGCCGTGGTGCTCCTGGCAGCCCCGCCGCCTGCGGCCATCATCGCGCTGCTGACGCGGCCCCATCCCCGTCACCTCACTGTGGTCGCGCGCCAGGCGCCCCGCAGCTGGTACGCGGCTGTCGTATCGATCCCCGCCCTCGCGGACCTAGTCGGCGAACGCCTGATCCGAACGCTCTGGCGACGATGGGCACCCGACCACGACCACACCGACGACCTCAGCTCCGCCCTGCGCGCACTACCGGACCGAACCCACCGACAAGCCGCGTTCACGTACTACCGCGCCGTCTGGAACCCACGACACCGTGCCGCCGCCTACGCCCGCGAGCAGAGCGCCGCCTACCAGCCCAGCCGAGTCCCGACCCTCTACCTCCACGGCGCCATCGACCGTTGCGCCCTGGCCGAGCTCGGCGAAGCGGCTCTGACGATCCTTCCTCCCGGCAGCAGACGAGTCGTCGTCCACGACGCGGGCCACTTCCTGCACCTTGAGAAACCCGCCGAAACCACCACCGAGATCGTTCGCTTCGTCCACCACACCCAGCCGTCAGCGCGTTGACCGAAGCTGGTTCTCGTCGAGTGTCCCGTCGATGATCTGCGCGGCGACATCGCTGAGCCTGCGGTTGTGGCCGCGGGCATAGGCGCGCATCACCTGGAAGGCCTCGGCCATCGGCAGCCCGGCGCGTTGGGCGAGCACGCCCTTGGCCTGTTCGAGCTGGACGCGGCCGCTCAGGGCGGTCTGCAGCTGGGTCGCCAGCAGTTCGCCCGCGGAGATCGCGCGTTCCTGGATCAGTCCGACGGTGGCCACGTCGGCCATGGCCTGACCGATCCGCAGATCGGCGTCGCTGAGGCTGCCGGGTTCGAGCCGGAACAGGTTCAGCGCCCCGATGGTCTCCGCGCGCAGCCGCAATGGCAGCGCCTGCGCCGAGTGGAACCCGAGCCCCTGCAACTGCTCGGTGAACGCGGGCCACGACGCGCGCATCGCGAGCAGGTCATCGCGGGCCACGGGACGCCCGGACCGGAAGCAGTCCAGGCACGGGCCTTCGTTGTTCTGCAGCTCGTAGAGTTCGAGCAGGCGGGCCTCCTCGGCGGAGGAAGCCATCACGTGCAGGCCACCGTGCGGGTCGGCCAGCATGATCCCGGCCGCGTCGACGTCAAGCAGCTCGACGCTGCGCGTGGCCAGCGTGTGCAGGAAATCGATGACGTCGAAGTCGGCCACCAGTGTGTCGGCCAGGCTCACGAATGTGCTCGCGAGGAGTTGTTCCCGGCTCGTCATGAGCCCACCGCCTGTGTCTCGTCGGGTCATGGCCGATCGCGCCCAGTGGTGGTGCCGGGCTCCGTGGTGCCGGACTCGCTGTCGTCGAAGGACACGCGCCGGTCGACCACATCGGCGGCGACGGCCGACACCGTCCGCCCCGTAGCGTACGCGTGCGCCCGAAGCCGCAGCAGTGCCTCGGCGAGGCTGACACCGAGTTGGATCGTGATCATCCCCGTCGCCTGGTGGACCACGGCCTGGCTGTCGATCGGCCCGGTCAGGGCGGCGTTCACACCACCGTGCTCGTCGGGGTCCTGCAGGTGCAGCACCATGACGGTGGCCGCGTCGGCGAACGCCAGCGCGTCGGCGAGTTCGGTGCTGTCGAGCGGTCCCGGGGTGTCGCGGTAGAGGTCCAGGACACCGACCCGGATGGCGCCGACCCGCAGCGGGAAAGCGAAGATGGCCCGCACGCCCGCGTCGAGTACGGCGGCCCCGAACCGGGGCCACCTCCCCGACCCGGCCGAACCGACCGCGCCGAGGTCCGGTCGCAGCACCGGGCGACCACTGCCGGAGGCCTCCACGCAGGGCCCCTCCCCGAGGGCGAACTGCAGTTCCTCCAGTTGACGGGCCCGGTCGTCGGTGGCCGCGAGCACTACGCCGCTGGGCCCGTCGGCGGTCATCAGCGCCACCCCGGCACCACTGA is drawn from Actinokineospora alba and contains these coding sequences:
- a CDS encoding alpha/beta fold hydrolase is translated as MTGPRTLTIPLPTLTVQALSWGPDEGPLALLLHGFPDSPSTWRHLGPELAARGSRVVAPYLRGYAPTGPAPDGNYQAGALIADVIAIHHALGGDERAILIGHDWGGLIANGVAAHAPHLFSAVVLLAAPPPAAIIALLTRPHPRHLTVVARQAPRSWYAAVVSIPALADLVGERLIRTLWRRWAPDHDHTDDLSSALRALPDRTHRQAAFTYYRAVWNPRHRAAAYAREQSAAYQPSRVPTLYLHGAIDRCALAELGEAALTILPPGSRRVVVHDAGHFLHLEKPAETTTEIVRFVHHTQPSAR
- a CDS encoding GAF and ANTAR domain-containing protein, whose translation is MTSREQLLASTFVSLADTLVADFDVIDFLHTLATRSVELLDVDAAGIMLADPHGGLHVMASSAEEARLLELYELQNNEGPCLDCFRSGRPVARDDLLAMRASWPAFTEQLQGLGFHSAQALPLRLRAETIGALNLFRLEPGSLSDADLRIGQAMADVATVGLIQERAISAGELLATQLQTALSGRVQLEQAKGVLAQRAGLPMAEAFQVMRAYARGHNRRLSDVAAQIIDGTLDENQLRSTR
- a CDS encoding cytochrome P450; translated protein: MTFTTGRAPGALPLVGHGLRLLRRPVGFLASLPAHGDLVEVRLGPRPAYVPCHPRLLNQVLTDDRTFDKGGPLMEKAREVAGNDLLTCPHRDHRPLRRLVQPAFKKTDLGQYGEVMEQEITALVESWSPDRVVDTFAELSRVGVRIIARALFGADLDLATADGLHRAFKAFSAQVGVRMFVPDLLQALPVPVNRRYRQSIHDLHTIVDQIIADSQGGLLSVLAGADKDHAEIRDEVIGLLGAGTETTAVGVTWALHLLTRHPQVQDRLRREVDTVLNGRSPRFADLPTLPYTANVITEALRLHPPIWLSTRATTAPVEVAGTRLPIGATILYSPAVVHRRADVFDRPDTFEPDRWSPGRGLTVPRGAFVPFGGGARKCLGDEFAMAEATLTLAGIVGRLRIEPSTGSDLRPAPLAGINHPRKLMLRTRHRDPS
- a CDS encoding GAF and ANTAR domain-containing protein, with product MRNPRVAEILSVITAPGGEEDALPARLCAECLSALSVSGAGVALMTADGPSGVVLAATDDRARQLEELQFALGEGPCVEASGSGRPVLRPDLGAVGSAGSGRWPRFGAAVLDAGVRAIFAFPLRVGAIRVGVLDLYRDTPGPLDSTELADALAFADAATVMVLHLQDPDEHGGVNAALTGPIDSQAVVHQATGMITIQLGVSLAEALLRLRAHAYATGRTVSAVAADVVDRRVSFDDSESGTTEPGTTTGRDRP